A window of Candidatus Palauibacter soopunensis contains these coding sequences:
- a CDS encoding insulinase family protein, whose product MKTSRLLRFAFVLIAVTLVSSLSAPGAAGQTPAPADPIPPDPAVITGTLDNGLRYFVRENNEPENRAELRLVVNAGSILEDEDQLGLAHFVEHMAFNGTENFEKQALVDYLESIGMQFGPDINAYTSFDETVYMLQVPMDDPEMLVTAFRILEDWAQGVLFDPEEVDKERGVVIEEWRGRRGAGARIQDQQFPVLFQGSLYAERLPIGKTEILETAPAERLRSFYEDWYRPDLMAIIAVGDFDGAVIEATIRERFGGLTGPAEPRPRIAAEVPIDHPPLVTIVTDPEAQGSQVGVLYKQPPAPRGTIGDFRRGLVEGLYSGMLNARLNELRLQADPPFMFSFSGQGQFARGVDAYQLVALVAEGGIERGLEALLTEAERVVQNGFTASELEREKTNTRRGYERRLAERENQESASLASRYIQVFLQGSAYPSLETQMELVDAFLPGITLEETNGIAQAWLAEQGRVVLASAPAKEGLEPPAEEDLLNVFAAVGGREVEAYEDEAADAPLLPVAPDGMPVASEEVLDEVGVTIWTLENGVRVVLKPTDFKDDEILFSATSPGGTSTVSDDLFRRVSFALNVVGQSGVGDFDQTALGKKLAGKAVRVSPSVGSLSEGLGGSASPQDVETAFQLMYLYFSAPRRDETMFEAMKAQQMAVLANVGANPNFVFSDTISATMSQGHPRVLRLSQLASNLEEADLDAAYDLYRDRFADASDFTFYFTGAFDLATMRPLVEQYLGALPNLGRVEDWRDLGIDPPAGTIETTVYKGLEPQSRTQIIFAGEAAYSLEESNAISAMADVLDIRLREILREDMGGTYGVGVRGSLSYRPDEEYRFTISFGSDPERAEELSDAVFEEIERLKAEGPDAETVDKVRETQRRTKETNLQENRYWLSQLASFERAGRDLNGIPSYEWIERWTAEQVREAAVRYLRTDQYARFVLLPEQKVP is encoded by the coding sequence ATGAAGACGTCCCGCTTGCTCCGTTTCGCTTTTGTGTTGATCGCCGTCACCCTTGTCTCCTCCCTCTCCGCCCCCGGAGCGGCCGGGCAGACGCCGGCCCCGGCGGATCCGATTCCGCCGGACCCGGCCGTCATTACCGGCACGCTGGACAACGGCCTGCGCTACTTCGTGCGCGAGAACAATGAGCCGGAGAACCGGGCGGAACTGCGCCTCGTCGTGAACGCCGGCTCCATCCTCGAAGACGAGGACCAGCTCGGGCTGGCGCATTTCGTCGAGCACATGGCGTTCAACGGCACGGAGAACTTCGAGAAGCAGGCGCTCGTCGACTATCTCGAGTCGATCGGGATGCAGTTCGGCCCCGATATCAACGCGTATACGAGCTTCGACGAGACGGTCTACATGCTCCAGGTGCCGATGGACGACCCGGAGATGCTGGTCACCGCGTTCCGGATCCTCGAGGACTGGGCCCAGGGCGTGCTCTTCGACCCGGAGGAGGTGGACAAGGAGCGCGGCGTTGTGATCGAGGAATGGCGCGGACGGCGAGGAGCCGGAGCGCGGATACAGGACCAGCAGTTCCCGGTCCTCTTCCAGGGGTCGCTGTATGCGGAGCGACTCCCGATCGGGAAGACGGAGATCCTCGAGACGGCCCCCGCCGAGCGGCTGCGCAGCTTTTACGAAGACTGGTACCGGCCGGATCTGATGGCGATCATCGCCGTCGGCGATTTCGACGGCGCCGTTATCGAAGCGACGATTCGCGAGCGGTTCGGAGGGCTGACCGGGCCCGCGGAGCCGCGTCCCCGGATCGCGGCCGAAGTCCCGATTGACCATCCGCCGCTCGTCACAATTGTGACCGACCCCGAGGCGCAGGGGAGTCAGGTCGGCGTCCTGTACAAGCAGCCGCCCGCCCCGCGCGGCACGATCGGCGACTTCCGCCGCGGCCTGGTCGAAGGGCTCTACTCCGGCATGCTGAACGCGCGGCTGAACGAACTCCGGCTCCAGGCCGACCCGCCGTTCATGTTCAGTTTTTCGGGCCAGGGGCAGTTCGCGCGCGGCGTGGATGCTTATCAACTCGTCGCGCTCGTCGCCGAGGGCGGGATCGAGCGCGGGCTCGAAGCTCTCCTCACCGAGGCCGAGCGCGTGGTTCAGAACGGGTTCACCGCGAGCGAGCTGGAGCGCGAAAAGACCAACACCCGGCGGGGATACGAACGCCGTCTGGCCGAGCGGGAGAACCAGGAGTCCGCGTCGCTCGCGAGCCGCTATATACAGGTGTTTCTCCAGGGGAGCGCCTACCCGAGTCTCGAGACGCAGATGGAGTTGGTGGACGCCTTCCTCCCCGGCATCACGCTCGAGGAGACGAACGGCATCGCCCAGGCGTGGCTGGCCGAGCAGGGACGCGTCGTCCTCGCCAGCGCGCCGGCGAAGGAGGGACTGGAACCTCCCGCGGAGGAAGACCTCCTGAATGTGTTCGCCGCGGTGGGTGGGCGAGAGGTCGAGGCCTACGAGGACGAGGCGGCCGACGCCCCGCTCCTTCCCGTCGCTCCCGACGGGATGCCCGTGGCGAGCGAGGAGGTCCTCGACGAGGTGGGCGTCACGATATGGACGCTCGAGAACGGCGTCCGGGTCGTTCTGAAGCCGACGGACTTCAAGGACGACGAGATCCTCTTCTCCGCGACGAGTCCCGGCGGTACGTCGACCGTTTCCGACGATCTCTTCCGGAGAGTCTCGTTCGCTCTGAACGTGGTGGGCCAGTCCGGCGTCGGCGACTTCGATCAGACCGCGCTCGGGAAGAAGCTGGCCGGGAAGGCGGTACGGGTCTCGCCGTCGGTGGGGTCGCTTTCCGAGGGGCTGGGAGGATCGGCGTCTCCGCAGGACGTGGAAACGGCGTTCCAACTCATGTACCTGTACTTTTCCGCGCCGCGCCGGGACGAGACGATGTTCGAGGCGATGAAGGCCCAGCAGATGGCGGTGCTCGCGAACGTGGGCGCGAATCCCAACTTCGTGTTCTCCGACACGATCTCGGCCACCATGTCCCAGGGGCACCCGAGGGTCCTTCGGCTGTCGCAGCTCGCGAGCAACCTCGAAGAGGCCGACCTCGACGCGGCCTACGACCTCTACCGCGACCGGTTCGCGGACGCCAGCGACTTCACGTTCTACTTCACGGGGGCCTTCGATCTCGCGACGATGCGGCCGCTCGTGGAGCAGTATCTCGGGGCGCTTCCGAATCTCGGGCGCGTCGAGGACTGGCGCGATCTCGGAATCGATCCGCCCGCCGGGACGATCGAAACGACGGTGTACAAGGGTCTGGAGCCGCAGAGCCGGACGCAGATCATCTTCGCGGGCGAAGCGGCATACTCGCTGGAGGAGTCGAACGCGATCTCGGCCATGGCGGACGTCCTGGACATCCGCCTCCGGGAAATACTGCGCGAAGACATGGGCGGCACGTACGGCGTCGGCGTCCGCGGATCGCTGAGCTACCGGCCCGATGAGGAGTACCGCTTCACGATCTCCTTCGGCTCGGATCCGGAACGCGCCGAGGAGTTGTCCGACGCCGTGTTCGAGGAGATCGAACGCCTGAAGGCGGAGGGACCGGACGCGGAGACCGTCGACAAGGTCCGGGAAACGCAGCGGCGCACGAAGGAGACGAACCTGCAGGAGAACCGGTATTGGCTGTCGCAGTTGGCCTCCTTCGAACGGGCCGGCCGGGACCTGAACGGGATCCCGAGCTACGAGTGGATCGAACGCTGGACCGCGGAGCAGGTGCGGGAGGCCGCCGTCCGTTACCTCCGCACCGACCAGTACGCCCGGTTCGTGCTGCTCCCGGAGCAGAAGGTCCCCTAG
- a CDS encoding N-acetylmuramoyl-L-alanine amidase-like domain-containing protein: MRWRSVFTLAKVVGCILATVAVIAVLAWTQAQPSTSTVVDETGGVGTESAAPSEGAAWIPEDWAIFEEKVRFAAERGLAEMDVGDAIAQLAETFVGTTYEPGTLEVPGPERLVINFRELDCVTLVETVLALTRFVREEGVNVLSDPPAAQARYEAHLTALRYRGGQLDGYPSRLHYFSEWLADNDARGVVRITTGELDPALDPEPVNFMSRHPEAYRQLAEPGVLRAIAATEARLDEGPGREYVPQDRIAQVADRIRDGDVIAATSTVEGLDVAHTGFAVWRDGALHLLHAPLVGKSVEISERPLAERILSIDSQDGIMVARPVDPPRR; encoded by the coding sequence ATGAGATGGCGCAGCGTCTTCACGCTGGCGAAGGTCGTAGGCTGTATCCTCGCCACCGTGGCCGTCATCGCGGTGCTCGCCTGGACGCAGGCCCAGCCCTCCACCTCGACGGTGGTTGACGAAACGGGCGGGGTCGGGACGGAATCGGCCGCGCCCTCGGAGGGAGCCGCCTGGATCCCGGAGGACTGGGCGATTTTCGAGGAGAAAGTGCGCTTTGCCGCGGAGCGCGGGCTCGCGGAGATGGACGTGGGCGACGCCATCGCGCAGCTTGCCGAGACCTTCGTCGGGACGACGTACGAGCCCGGCACGCTCGAAGTCCCCGGACCCGAGCGGCTCGTGATCAACTTCCGCGAACTCGACTGCGTGACCCTCGTGGAGACCGTCCTCGCCCTGACGCGGTTCGTCCGCGAGGAGGGCGTCAACGTCCTCTCGGATCCTCCCGCCGCGCAGGCCCGCTACGAGGCCCATCTGACGGCGCTCCGATACCGCGGGGGCCAGCTCGACGGATACCCGAGCCGGCTGCACTACTTCTCGGAGTGGCTCGCGGACAACGACGCCCGGGGAGTCGTGCGCATCACGACCGGGGAACTGGATCCCGCCCTCGATCCGGAGCCCGTGAACTTCATGTCCCGGCACCCCGAAGCGTATCGGCAACTGGCCGAGCCCGGCGTGCTCCGGGCCATCGCGGCCACCGAGGCGCGGCTCGACGAAGGACCCGGCCGGGAGTACGTGCCGCAGGACCGGATCGCGCAGGTGGCCGACCGGATCCGCGACGGCGACGTGATCGCGGCCACTTCGACCGTGGAAGGGCTGGACGTGGCCCACACCGGATTCGCCGTGTGGCGCGACGGGGCGCTTCACCTCCTTCACGCCCCCCTGGTCGGCAAGTCCGTGGAAATCTCGGAACGCCCGCTCGCGGAGCGGATCCTCTCCATCGACTCCCAGGACGGCATCATGGTCGCGCGCCCCGTCGACCCGCCGCGCCGGTAG